The genomic segment AGGAAGAGGCCCGCACTGATCGTCGAGCCGGACCGGGAGACGCCCGGGATCAGGGCCAAACATTGGGCGAGGCCGACGGTCAAGCCGTCCTTCCACGTCAGTTGCTCGAGGTGGCGGGTCTGCTTGCCGAAGTACTCGGCGGCGGCGATCACGGCGGAGAACACCAGCATCGCGGTGGCGATGATCCATAGGTTGCGGACCTCGCCGCGGATCACCTCTTTGAACGCCACACCGATCACGACGATCGGAATCGTGCCGATGATGACGTACCAGCCCATCCGGTAATCGATGTTGTCCCGGTGGGCCTTGACGAACAATCCGTTGAACCAGGCCTTGAGGATTCGCCAGATGTCGCGGGCGAAGAACACCACGACGGCGAACTCGGTACCCAACTGGGAGACCGCCGTGAACGATGCGCCGGCGTCGGCCGAGAAGAAGACCCGGGACACGATCGCCAGATGGCTCGACGACGAGATCGGCAAGAACTCGGTCAGGCCCTGCACGATCGACAAGACCACGACCTGCAACCACGACATCGGCGTGACATCCACGTCGCCGACCGTACTGGATAGACCTGGGGGTTCAGCGCACCGGCTGAGCGTGCGCGACCGCGTCGCGCACGGCGGCCGTCAGGCTGCGCTCGTCGTCGACGTCGAAGTCGGTGAGGCTGCGGGTCGCGGTCGCGACCACGTCCTCCTCGTGCGGCACGGGACCGGCCAAACGCGGGTGGTAGACCTCCACCAGAAGCTGGCCGCGGTGGACCTGGAAGGAGAAGCTGCGGCCATCGCCGAGGTGACCGAATCCGCTGGCGAACACGCCAGTGGAAATGTCCTCGATCGCGAACTCTCGCCCGTCAATGGCCAGCGTCATGAGGTCACCATAACGCGGGTTACGGGACAAGAGAAGACAATCACGTCAATTTGTCTTCCCTCTGCCCGCCTAGACTTCCTGATCGACAGGGGGCGACTTGGTCGCTCGATCTTGAACACAACCGGGGGCTACCCGTTGGCAGAAGTGGTAAACCGGACCGGTTTGCGCAGGTCCACCGCTGTTTTGCTGGCGTTTGCCCTGCTCACGGGCGCTAGCTCAACTGCTTGCTCGACAAATCCGCTGGCCACGCCGCCGCCCACGATCGAGCCGGCCGGCCCCGCGGTGTCCCCGCCACCGGCCACCCGTCCCGCCGGTGAGATCCTCCCGCTGGGCGGGAACCCGGATGCCGCGGTGTTCGACGAGCGGACCGGGTCGCTGGCGGTATTGACTCCCGGCGCCGAGCCGCAGGCCCCCGGGACCCTGACCTTGTTCAGCTCGTCGGGTGTTCCCCGCGAACTCACCCTGCCCGGCCCGGCGACGGCGATCGCCGGTGACAACCAGGGCGCGGCGTACCTGTCCACCCGTGGCGGTTACGTCACCGTCGACTTGACTGCGGGGACCGCCACCCCGGTGTCCATCAACGACGAGGCCGGCACCGACTTCACCGCGATCGCGCGCCGCGCCGACGGCCGGCTGGTGCTCGGCAGCGCCGACGGAACCGCCTACACCCTGGGTTCGGACACCGCCGTGGCGGAGAAGGTGAAGATGTTCGCGCGAGTCGACGCCGTGGTCACCGAGGGCAACAACGCGGTGGTCCTCGATCGCGGGCAGACCTCGGTGACCTCACTGAACAGCGAGGGCCGCACCCAGCAGGCGCTGCGCGCCGGTGAAGGCGCCACCACGATGGTGGCCGATCCGCTGGGCCGGGTGCTGGTGACCGATACCCGCGCCGGCCAGCTGCTGGTGTTCGGCGTCGATCCGCTGATCGAGCGGCAGGCCTACCCGGTGCCGGAGGCGCCGTACGGACTGGCCGGGTCCCGGAATCTGACGTGGGTTTCGCAAACCGCGTCGAACATGGTTGTTGGTTACGATTTAACGACTGGTATCCCTGTGGAAAAGGTGCGTTACCCGACCGTGCAGCAACCGAACTCGCTGGCTTTCGACGACAAGTCCGACACGCTCTACGTGGTGTCGGCAGCCGGTGCCGGGGTGCAGGTGATCCGCAACGCGGCGGGCGGCCGATGAGTGCAGCGCACCGCGGCGGAATGCCGGCGAGCTGGGAAGTCGAACTGTCCGACGACTACGAGTGGATCCCGCTACGGCTACCACCGGACGTGACCCGCATCAGCGCCTCCACCCGGCTGTCGATCGAAGCCGAGTACCGGGGCTGGGAACTGACCCGCGTTCGCCTCTACACCGACGGTAGCCGTCGAGTCCTCTTGCGGCGCAAGAAGTCTCGTTTCAACGGCCAGGCCGCCGACCAACCCGAGCTGTGATGTACGACGCGCTGCGGCGGGCATTCTTCCTGGTGCCGGCCGAACGCATCCACACGTTCGTATTCGGCTCGCTGCGCGCCGTGACCGCGACCAACGCCACCCGGGAACCGTTGCGCCGTCGGCTTGCACCGCGTGATCCGGTGCTGGCCAGCACCGTGTTCGGGGTGCGGTTCCCCGGACCCATGGGGTTGGCCGCCGGCTTCGACAAGGACGGCCTGGGACTGAAGACCTGGGGCGCGCTCGGATTCGGCTACGCAGAGGTCGGCACGGTCACGGCTCAGCCGCAGCCGGGCAACCCACTGCCGCGGTTGTTCCGCCTCCCCGAGGACCGCGCATTGCTCAACCGGATGGGCTTCAACAATCACGGCGCCGGGCAGTTGGCGCTGCAGCTGGCCCGCTATCGGCCCGATTGGCCCGTCGGGGTGAACATCGGCAAGTCCAAGGTCACCCCGCCGGAGCAGGCCGCCGACGATTACCGTGCCAGCGCACGACTACTCGGCCCGCTGGCCGACTACCTGGTGGTCAACGTCAGCTCCCCCAATACGCCCGGGCTTCGCGACCTGCAGGCGGTCGAATCGCTGCGGCCGATTCTGTCGGCGGTGTTGGACGAGACGTCGACGCCAGTTCTGGTGAAGATTGCCCCGGACCTGTCCGACGAGGATGTCGACGCCGTCGCCGATTTGGCCGTGGAATTGGGACTGGCCGGGATCGTCGCGACCAACACCACGATCTCGCGGGCCGGCCTGCGGACGCCCGGCGTCGACGAGCTCGGGCCGGGCGGTATTTCCGGGCCGCCGGTGGCGCGGCGGTCCCTGGAGATCCTGCGCCGGTTGTACGGGCGGGTCGGCAAGGACCTGGTGCTGATCAGTGTGGGTGGCATCGAGACCGCCGACGACGCGTGGGAGCGCATCACCTCCGGCGCCGCACTGCTGCAGGGCTACACCGGGTTCATCTACGGTGGCGGCTTGTGGGCCAAGGAGATTCACGACGGTATCGCCGCCCGACTGCGTGCCGGCGGATTCTCATCCTTGAGCGACGCAGTCGGATCGGCGGCGCGCTAGTTCTGCTCGTACGTGCCATGGATGACCGCGCGCGCAATGGAATTCATGAACAGGTTGAACCCGAGGTAGGCCGGGCTGGCATCTTCGGTCAGCTCCAGCTTCGGCACCTTCACCGCGTGCACGGCGACGTAGTAGCGGTGATAGCCGTGCCCCTGCGGCGGGGCGGCACCCAGGAACCGGCGGATGCCGGCGTCGTTGACCAATGTCAGGGCCTCGCCCGGAAGCACCGAGCCGTCACCGACACCGGAGGGAAGTTCGGTGACGGTAGCGGGCAGGTTGGCCACCGCCCAGTGCCAGAAGCCGGAACCGGTGGGCGCGTCGGGGTCGTAGACGGTGACGGCGAAGCTCTGGGTCTCCTCCGGAAAGCCCGACCAGCTCAGCTGCGGCGAGACGTCTTCGCCGCCGGCGCCCATGATTCCACTGACCTGAGCGTTCTTCCACTGCTCGCCGTCGTTGAAGTCGGTGCTGGTCAGTGTGAAACTGGGCAGCTTGGGCAGGAAGTCGTAGGGGTTGTACGGAAATGCCATGTGCTGGTTTTCCTTTCGTTGTCAGCAGTTCTTGAGGAAGTGCTCGAGCACCTGAGTGCCGAAGTGCAATGCGTCCACGGGTACCCGCTCGTCGACGCCGTGGAACAGTGCCGCGAAGTCCAGTTCGGGCGGCAGGCGTAGCGGGATGAATCCGAAGCACCGGATACCAAGCTTGGCAAAGGCTTTGGCGTCCGTTCCACCAGAGAGCATGTACGGCACGGTCCGGGCTTCCGGATCGACGGCCAGTAGCGCGGCATTCATCGCGTCGACGAGGTCGCCGTCGAACGTCGTCTCGTAGGACGGCAGGTCGCGCTCCCATTCGCGGGTGACGTCGGGACCGATCAGCTCATCGATCTCCCGCTCGAACGCCTCTTTGCGCCCGGGTAGCACCCGGCAGTCGATGACCGCTTCGGCGGTCTGCGGGATCACGTTGGCTTTGTAGCCGGCTTTGAGCATGGTGGGGTTGGCGGTGTCGCGCAGTGTCGCGCCGACGATGCGGGCGATGCCGCCGAGCTTGGCGATCGTGCCTTCCAGATCGGGCGACGCGGGATCGAAGCTGTAGCCGGTCTCCTCGGCGACGGCGGTGAGGAACTGCTCCACGGAATCGCTGAGCACCAAGGGGAATTGGTGACGGCCCAGGCGGGCGACGGCCTCGGCGACGGCGGTGACGGCGTTGTCGTCGTGCACCATCGAGCCATGCCCGGCGCGGCCCCGCGCGGTCAGCCGCATCCAGGACAGCCCTTTTTCGGCGGTCTCGATCAGATAGAGCCGGCGTTCGCCGCCGTCCTTGTGCGGCACGGTGAGCGAGAAGCCGCCCACCTCACCGATCGCCTCGGTGATGCCCTCGAAAAGGTCGGGGCGGTTCTGGATCAACCACTGTGCGCCGTAGGTGCCGCCGTGCTCCTCGTCGGCGACGAACGCGAACACCAGATCGCGGGGCGGCACGACGCCGGCACGTTTGAAGTGCCGGGCGACCGCGATCATCATGCCGCACATGTCTTTCATGTCGACCGCACCGCGGCCCCACACGTAGCCGTCGGCGACAGCGCCGGAGAACGGGTGCACGCTCCAGTCGGCGGGCTCGGCGGGCACCACATCGAGGTGACCATGGATCAACAGCGCGCCGCGGCTGGGGTCCGCGCCGGGCAGGCGAGCGAAGACATTGCCCCGGCCCGGCGCTCCGGACTCGATGTACTCGGTTGCATATCCGACGGCGGACAGCTGCTCGGCCACCCAGAGGGCACACTCCGCCTCGCCCTTGGTGGTCGCCAACTCGCCGGTGTTGGAGGTGTCGAACCGGATCAGGGAACTGACGAGATCAACCACCTCGTCGACGGCTTGTGTCACAGTCCCCTTTCCTACCACTGGCTCGAGGCGGCCGCGGGCGCGGATGTCGGGCATTACCACATGTTTCCCAAGAACCACTCGCGCAACACGCCGATTTAGGGTTTGATTTAGCGGATGACTCCCCGCCTGCCCGCGATCGCGGCACTGCTGTGCCTGTCGGTCAGCGGCTGCTCGGCCGTGACGGCGGGTATCGCGCAGCCTGCCGAACGTGCGCCGCTGACCAGCCCGGACGGCCTTCCGGCGCTGCTGCTCTCGGCGCCCGATGTGGGTGCGGCGCTGGCCAGCGACGACGTGGTCGTCACCACCGACGTAAACAAGGCGTGGAACGACAGCGCCCACTTCGCCGACGTGAACTGCCTGGCCATCGCCGGTGCTGCCCAGCAGGGGGTGTACGCCAACAGCGGGTCGACGGCCATCCACGGCCAGGTGCTGCGGGAGGCGCCGACGGCGCCGCAGTGGTCGCACTTCGCCGTGCAGGCAGTGGTGTCGTTCCCGACCGCGCAGGCCGCTTCGGACTTCTTCACAGCCTCGCAGCGCGGCTGGGCGGCCTGCTCGAACCGGGAGCTCAACTACGCCCAGCCGATCGGCCCGCCGCAGGTGTGGTCGGTTGGGCAGACCAGCACCGATCACGACGTGCTTGCGGTGTCGCGGGTGCAGCAGAGCCCGCAGCGATGGGCGTGCCAGCGGGCGCTGACCGTGCACAGCAATGTCGCGGTGGACGTCGAGGCGTGCAGCCTGGCTGGGCCAACAGCGGCGGCCAGTGCGATCGCCGGGCAGATCGCCGGGCGGCTGCCCTCGGCCTAGTTTTGGGCTGCGGTCCTCGATCCGTTAGCCTTAGCTGCTCACTGAGTCCGAGTGGCGGAATGGCAGACGCGCTAGCTTGAGGTGCTAGTGCCCTATTAACGGGCGTGGGGGTTCAAGTCCCCCCTCGGACACATCCGGCGACACGACTTTGGTCGGCTGTCGCCGTCACCTGACGTAAGTGCGGTTCTTATTCCAGATGCAGACGTCAAGCTGACGTAAACCTCGGCGCGTTCGACCGGCCGTACATCGAATCCGGCCTGCCGGCCGCGATCGCCAACATCAATCTCGACTACGTCGGCTACACCATCGTCGCGTTATTCGTCGTCTCCTGGCTCCTTGCCATCTCGATCTGGCGACTAGGCCGCATCGAAGAACGCAGGGCCACCGACCTCTGCGGGTGCACCCCTCAATATCGCTTCACCTCTAACTAACTTGTTGCGCTGCAGCACCATTCGCACTGTTACTACAGGGGTCTGTTAGCCGTCTAGGCACATACGCAAGGACACCTTCCCCACTCTTCAGCCGCTGCTCGCATATAGCAGATCTGCTATCATCCTTACATGAGTAGTTACGGCGGTGATCTTGTCCGGGAAGCGCGCAAGCGCGCCGCGCTGACTCAACGCGAACTGGCCGAACGCGCAGGCACGGTGCAGCCCGTCGTGGCGCGCTGGGAATCTGGCCGCACCGCGATCAGCCTCGACGACGTTCGCCGTCTTGTTCGGTTGTGCGGCTTCGACCTGGAGATCATGCTGGTCCCCGCTGATGACAGCGACGCAGCCCAAGCCCGTCGTCTCGCCGGCCTCACCGGACAGGAACGCCTCGAGCGCCATGCCCGGCTCACGCGTCAACTGGCTGCGCTGCGCGCCGCGAACTGACCGGCAATGGAACTCGACCTCGAACGTCTGCTGCAGGTGCTACACCGCCACGGCGTCGTCTACGTCCTCATCGGCGGGCTCGCCGCCGTGTACCACGGCTCGCCGTTTCCCACCGAGGACGCCGACATCACCCCACAGCCCGACCGCGCCAATCTTGACCGACTCGCCGCCGCCCTGCGAGAACTCAACGCCCGGATACGAACCGAGACCGAACCTACTGGCCTACCGTTCGCTTTCGACGCCGCGTCCCTGGCCGCTGCGCGCACCTGGAACCTCGTCACCGACGCCGGCGATCTCGATCTGAGCTTCGAACCCTCAGGCACCCAAGGCTATTCAGATCTTCGACGCGACGCCTCAGACGCACACCTCTACGGTGTCACCGTCCAAGTCGCGTCGCTGGCCGACATCATCAGGTCCAAGCAAGCCGCCAACCGGCCCAAAGATCAACGCGTACTCCCCACACTTCGTGAGATCCTGGCGCAACCAGACTCGAAATGAACTCGGCCCTTCGGCAGTCGCCGGCCAGGCCCATTGATCCACGATCACCATCGGCAAACTCACTGGTCAACGACTCGGTTGAAATGTCTCAACTCGTGTCGTACGTGGCGAAGTCCCCCTCGGACACAACATCATCACTTTCGGTACTGCAGCTAGATAGTCGGCAGTTCCCTTCGACACGGTCCGCGCGGTGCCTGCATCTGACGAATGGCGTTGATCCGTTCGAGTGAACCGTCCACATTGATGTCACTTTCCTGTGAAGTTACCTTTTCACCCAAATTGGGTGCTGTTTAGCCTTGATCCACCGATCGAATAGGAGTTGGGGCGGGTTGTAAAAACGAAATGCCCTGTCGCGGTGAAAGAATGGGATTTGTCTAGGATCACATTCGGTCAGAACGAAGGGCATCTCGTAGATGCAACTATCTCACACTCGTCCTGTGGCGTCAGCCCGCTTT from the Mycolicibacterium crocinum genome contains:
- a CDS encoding YncE family protein → MLAFALLTGASSTACSTNPLATPPPTIEPAGPAVSPPPATRPAGEILPLGGNPDAAVFDERTGSLAVLTPGAEPQAPGTLTLFSSSGVPRELTLPGPATAIAGDNQGAAYLSTRGGYVTVDLTAGTATPVSINDEAGTDFTAIARRADGRLVLGSADGTAYTLGSDTAVAEKVKMFARVDAVVTEGNNAVVLDRGQTSVTSLNSEGRTQQALRAGEGATTMVADPLGRVLVTDTRAGQLLVFGVDPLIERQAYPVPEAPYGLAGSRNLTWVSQTASNMVVGYDLTTGIPVEKVRYPTVQQPNSLAFDDKSDTLYVVSAAGAGVQVIRNAAGGR
- a CDS encoding sensor domain-containing protein — translated: MTPRLPAIAALLCLSVSGCSAVTAGIAQPAERAPLTSPDGLPALLLSAPDVGAALASDDVVVTTDVNKAWNDSAHFADVNCLAIAGAAQQGVYANSGSTAIHGQVLREAPTAPQWSHFAVQAVVSFPTAQAASDFFTASQRGWAACSNRELNYAQPIGPPQVWSVGQTSTDHDVLAVSRVQQSPQRWACQRALTVHSNVAVDVEACSLAGPTAAASAIAGQIAGRLPSA
- a CDS encoding undecaprenyl-diphosphate phosphatase produces the protein MSWLQVVVLSIVQGLTEFLPISSSSHLAIVSRVFFSADAGASFTAVSQLGTEFAVVVFFARDIWRILKAWFNGLFVKAHRDNIDYRMGWYVIIGTIPIVVIGVAFKEVIRGEVRNLWIIATAMLVFSAVIAAAEYFGKQTRHLEQLTWKDGLTVGLAQCLALIPGVSRSGSTISAGLFLGIDRPLSARFGFLLGIPAVLASGLFSLPDAFHPVTEGMSATGAQLLVSVIITFIVGYAAIAWLLRFVANHAMYWFVGYRVVLALVVMALLSTGVVAAS
- a CDS encoding DUF5703 family protein, translating into MSAAHRGGMPASWEVELSDDYEWIPLRLPPDVTRISASTRLSIEAEYRGWELTRVRLYTDGSRRVLLRRKKSRFNGQAADQPEL
- a CDS encoding helix-turn-helix domain-containing protein, whose protein sequence is MSSYGGDLVREARKRAALTQRELAERAGTVQPVVARWESGRTAISLDDVRRLVRLCGFDLEIMLVPADDSDAAQARRLAGLTGQERLERHARLTRQLAALRAAN
- a CDS encoding quinone-dependent dihydroorotate dehydrogenase codes for the protein MYDALRRAFFLVPAERIHTFVFGSLRAVTATNATREPLRRRLAPRDPVLASTVFGVRFPGPMGLAAGFDKDGLGLKTWGALGFGYAEVGTVTAQPQPGNPLPRLFRLPEDRALLNRMGFNNHGAGQLALQLARYRPDWPVGVNIGKSKVTPPEQAADDYRASARLLGPLADYLVVNVSSPNTPGLRDLQAVESLRPILSAVLDETSTPVLVKIAPDLSDEDVDAVADLAVELGLAGIVATNTTISRAGLRTPGVDELGPGGISGPPVARRSLEILRRLYGRVGKDLVLISVGGIETADDAWERITSGAALLQGYTGFIYGGGLWAKEIHDGIAARLRAGGFSSLSDAVGSAAR
- a CDS encoding YbhB/YbcL family Raf kinase inhibitor-like protein; its protein translation is MAFPYNPYDFLPKLPSFTLTSTDFNDGEQWKNAQVSGIMGAGGEDVSPQLSWSGFPEETQSFAVTVYDPDAPTGSGFWHWAVANLPATVTELPSGVGDGSVLPGEALTLVNDAGIRRFLGAAPPQGHGYHRYYVAVHAVKVPKLELTEDASPAYLGFNLFMNSIARAVIHGTYEQN
- a CDS encoding M20/M25/M40 family metallo-hydrolase; its protein translation is MPDIRARGRLEPVVGKGTVTQAVDEVVDLVSSLIRFDTSNTGELATTKGEAECALWVAEQLSAVGYATEYIESGAPGRGNVFARLPGADPSRGALLIHGHLDVVPAEPADWSVHPFSGAVADGYVWGRGAVDMKDMCGMMIAVARHFKRAGVVPPRDLVFAFVADEEHGGTYGAQWLIQNRPDLFEGITEAIGEVGGFSLTVPHKDGGERRLYLIETAEKGLSWMRLTARGRAGHGSMVHDDNAVTAVAEAVARLGRHQFPLVLSDSVEQFLTAVAEETGYSFDPASPDLEGTIAKLGGIARIVGATLRDTANPTMLKAGYKANVIPQTAEAVIDCRVLPGRKEAFEREIDELIGPDVTREWERDLPSYETTFDGDLVDAMNAALLAVDPEARTVPYMLSGGTDAKAFAKLGIRCFGFIPLRLPPELDFAALFHGVDERVPVDALHFGTQVLEHFLKNC